The Mucilaginibacter terrae region ATGCTACTTCTTTAACCATTTGAGCACCCATGTTTTCCAAAGGATCTTTTAATTCGATTTCTTTAGCTACGGTAACACCATCTTTGGTGATAGCCGGTGAACCGAATTTTTTATCGATAATAACGTTACGGCCTTTAGGTCCTAAAGTTACTTTAACTGCGTTTGCTAATATATCCACACCGCGTTTCAGTGCGTCACGTGCTTCAACGTTGTATTTAACTTGTTTTGCCATTTCTTTTTTAATGAATGTTTTTTTGAATTAGTGAATGAGTGACTGTTTAAGGATTTTCTCCCTCAATCCTTCTATCCTTACTTATAATATTCCGTAGATGTCTGATTCACGCATCATCAGGTATTCTTTACCGTCGATAGTGATCTCGGTACCACCATATTTGCTGTATAAAACTTTATCACCTACTTTAACAGTCATAGGCTCATCTTTTTTACCGTCACCTACAGCTACTACGGTACCTTGTTGAGGTTTTTCTTTAGCAGTGTCAGGAATGAAGATACCAGACGCAGTCTTTTCTTCGGCAGGAGCAGCTTCTACCACTACTCTGTCGCCAATAGGTTTAATGTTTAATGACATATCTTATATTGTATTTAATTGAAATGTTTTGCTTGCATTTACTCACGAATTATGCCAACTGCTAAATAGCCTTGTTTTGCTGTTGTAATGGCAGTTGTTTTAATACGGTTAAAATACATCCCCGAAAATTTGACGGCTTACACCGTTATGACAAATGCCATGATGGCAGATTGCCGTAAAACTAAAAAGGCCCCGCTAATGCAGGGCCTTATGTATATTATGTTAATGTTATTATTTCTTGGTGCTATCAGCAGGTTTAGCCGGTACAGTTAGCGGTGTAGTGCTGGTAACCGGGCCGCTTGGTTTAGAAGCTTTTTGAATTTGCTCCTGCAACTCAGATGATGTGCCACCTGCATTACTGCTTTTTATAGCAACGTTAATAGCTAATGACAATACCATTAAAGTAATAGCCAAGATCCAGGTACCTTTTTCAAGAATATCGCCTGTTTTTTGCACACCCAGTAATTGCGATGAGCTTGAAAAATTTGAAGACAAGCCGCCACCTTTAGGATTTTGCACCAACACAATAATGCCTAATAAAATGCAAACCAGGATAGCAACGATAATTAATACTAAGTACATTTTGTATGTTAATTTATTTTCTTTTCTAAAATTTCAATCTGGGTTGCAAAGTAACGTCTTTTTTCCGGATTTTTCAACATTAAAATTTTATAAGCTGCTATTGCTTTGGAGTATAGCATTTGGTCGGCATAAATGCGGGCCAAAGTTTCGGTAATCAGTTCTTCCTGATCTTCGGCGCTCAATCTTGCTTTGTTCTCGCTGTCTAATTTATCGCTGCTTGGCGGTTTAATTTGCGGGTCTTCCTGTATAAAACGTTCTACCAGTTCTTCTTCTTTCTTGCGCGATTCAATTACCTCATGTGGTATGGTTTCAACAGGTACCGGAATAGGCGGCTGCCTGTCTTCTTTAGTATTTGCCGGCGCAGCAAAAGGCTGGTATATACCGCTAAATTTATTCCGGGTTTTATCTAACCACCACATAAAGCTGTAAGGCATTTTTTCGTCGTGGTAGCGGGTAACCTGCCCTTCCTCGGCAGGTGGCGGTGGTGTAGCCTGTTGTACCGGAGCGGGCTCCTGAAGGGCAATTTCTTCTTCCTCAATAGCAGCCTGAGACTCTTCGCGCTCTACAAATGCTCTGTCAAATACAAAGAAATCGGTACTGGCTATATTCTCGATGATGAGCTTTTGAGTTTCATCAAGAGGTTCGTGCTTGATTCCGGATCGTAATACTTCTTCATTTTCAACAATCAACTCCGGTTCGCGAACAGGTTCGGCATTTTTAACTACCGGTTCTGTTTTAACCTCTTCAAATACCTCATAATAGCTTTGGGACTGGGGTATTTCATCAATTACTTTGAAGTTAGCCGGTTCATCTGTAACCTCAGCAACAGGCTCGGCCAAGGACTCCGGTTTCCATTTTTTATATATGATCTGCGAAGCATTAACTGCCGGTAAACTATCGGGCCATTGTACTATTTTTTGCAGGGTTACGCTATCGCTAAACCTTGCAGCAGCGGCGTTTAATTCGGTGGCATTACCCGAACGGGCTTGTATGGCATACAATAATCCGCACTGCGGAAAGCTGTACAGCAATGTTTGCAAACCATTGAGATGCGCATCAGTTAGCTTTGCCTCACTGGCAAGCACCTGCTCAAAAATTTCGGTAGGGTGAATGTGAATATCTTGTTGCACGTGGTTGAAACTACTAAAATGATTACCAGTTTGCAAAAGCTTTGTTAAAAATATCCTCGGTGAGCTGCTGATTAATTATCCGGATCAGGCTTTGCTCCTGTGAGTTTATATCGCCCGTAAAATCGGTGTAGCGCGAAAACGACTGCTCAAAATCGGGTGATAGCTTTTTGTCTTTATTGTTTACATATTTCACATTAACCGTAATGGTTAAGCGTGTAGCCGTTGCCAATGGGGCAGTATTATTATTAGTAGCCTGAATTGATACCGGCGCCAAAGTATAACCGGTTATAGTCCCTTCAATAGTGGCATCGGCCTCGCCACGTACTATACCCAAACGGCTTTGCGAACGTATACGGTCTTTTAAGGCTTCGGTAAAAAGTGTACTCAGGTTGTTTACTACCAGCGGTGCATTGTTTTCAAAAAATGCCACATTGATGGTTTTCATATCAACGGGTATAGAAGCACCGCTCAAGGTAACCGAGCAAGACGACCATACCATAGCCACCATTATCATCACAAAGCACAGTACTTTCTTCATTATTACAAATCGAGTTCTTTTATTTTACGATACAGCGTACGCTCAGATATACCTAACTCATTAGCCGCCAGCTTA contains the following coding sequences:
- a CDS encoding co-chaperone GroES; the protein is MSLNIKPIGDRVVVEAAPAEEKTASGIFIPDTAKEKPQQGTVVAVGDGKKDEPMTVKVGDKVLYSKYGGTEITIDGKEYLMMRESDIYGIL
- the secG gene encoding preprotein translocase subunit SecG; protein product: MYLVLIIVAILVCILLGIIVLVQNPKGGGLSSNFSSSSQLLGVQKTGDILEKGTWILAITLMVLSLAINVAIKSSNAGGTSSELQEQIQKASKPSGPVTSTTPLTVPAKPADSTKK
- a CDS encoding LptE family protein; its protein translation is MKKVLCFVMIMVAMVWSSCSVTLSGASIPVDMKTINVAFFENNAPLVVNNLSTLFTEALKDRIRSQSRLGIVRGEADATIEGTITGYTLAPVSIQATNNNTAPLATATRLTITVNVKYVNNKDKKLSPDFEQSFSRYTDFTGDINSQEQSLIRIINQQLTEDIFNKAFANW